The Pelagibacterium halotolerans B2 genome has a segment encoding these proteins:
- a CDS encoding cellulose biosynthesis cyclic di-GMP-binding regulatory protein BcsB gives MMRRLLMCALGMLAATGAVGQVPFDMSPELNLRVVPEAPTIAEEQPVAPAAPAPAAVTRLERHILPQTGIRFEGEIGTRAFDFYLTAGQAAASANLDMSVLNAIVVAPEYSELAVSINGTEVGAMPIEYANGPSSVVLEVPEGLLAAGRNRIEIAIDQRHRTDCSVSSTYELWTEVYSANTVLDLAGENLGHIEDLADLPAIGLNADGATELRLFIPQIETSEARTAALRLAQYLALALRTPAVEITLVEGLTDVFDFSGLTVVMGTAGALPPELAQLAGQAQGGPIAGMADPAALPNTLLVSGPDWAAVETAARSLMPDTAGAEADLGGLRSDLPDLVPVISGRTSIALSELGVDTLAFNGRRYHTALRFALPADFYADMYSEAELVLDAAYSPAVQPGSQLEIYVNGQIASVIPILRTEGGTFRNSRLRIPMTNFRPGINEMYIETILLTQEDTVCPPGLSGRAAARFLFSADSRIAFPDFGRMAQYPDLSALAGTGMPYTGGGDVPVLVADGSSSMQAAMMLMSRLALSSGRVIEARAVASDELDAGANAIIVGPMAGLDRELLARGRIVDLDSSGSLPVIGSGEDALQRWQESAGVPSGNVIERVQGWVADQLDLAPENFWLFRREDGAYLPQSADAAVISQVHQSEGGVWTLLTIPNGDAFVEATARLVSPTHWQQVAGRVSAVGVADESVLVLQPRNVTLVPTQPLSFSNLRLVAANWMSTNVLGYALLLAAAVVLLTIATSLLLRAGRRDK, from the coding sequence ATGATGCGGCGCCTGCTCATGTGCGCTCTGGGCATGCTGGCGGCCACCGGTGCGGTGGGTCAGGTGCCATTCGACATGTCGCCCGAGCTCAATTTGCGGGTGGTCCCCGAGGCGCCGACAATTGCCGAGGAACAGCCTGTCGCACCAGCGGCGCCGGCACCCGCAGCCGTTACGCGCCTCGAACGCCATATCCTGCCTCAGACAGGTATCCGGTTTGAGGGCGAGATCGGCACGCGGGCCTTCGATTTCTACCTGACCGCCGGGCAGGCCGCCGCATCGGCCAATCTCGACATGTCGGTGCTCAACGCCATCGTTGTGGCTCCGGAGTATTCCGAACTGGCGGTTTCGATCAACGGCACCGAAGTGGGAGCGATGCCGATCGAATATGCAAACGGGCCGAGTTCGGTGGTGCTTGAGGTGCCGGAGGGTCTGCTGGCGGCCGGGCGCAACCGCATCGAGATCGCCATCGACCAGCGGCACCGGACGGACTGCTCGGTCAGTTCTACATATGAATTGTGGACGGAGGTGTATTCGGCGAACACGGTTCTCGATCTTGCGGGCGAAAATCTCGGCCATATCGAGGACCTGGCGGATTTGCCAGCAATCGGGCTCAATGCCGACGGGGCAACCGAATTGCGGCTGTTCATTCCGCAGATCGAAACCAGCGAGGCCCGGACGGCGGCGCTGAGACTGGCGCAATACCTTGCCCTGGCACTCAGGACCCCGGCCGTTGAGATCACGCTGGTTGAAGGGCTGACCGATGTCTTCGATTTTTCCGGTCTTACGGTCGTTATGGGCACCGCCGGGGCCTTGCCGCCCGAACTTGCCCAACTGGCCGGTCAGGCACAGGGTGGGCCGATTGCCGGAATGGCGGACCCGGCTGCGTTGCCCAATACCCTTCTCGTCTCCGGCCCCGATTGGGCCGCAGTCGAAACCGCGGCGCGTTCGTTGATGCCCGATACGGCCGGCGCGGAGGCCGACCTTGGTGGATTGCGCAGCGACCTGCCCGATCTGGTACCGGTCATCTCCGGCCGGACCTCAATCGCCCTGTCCGAACTCGGGGTCGATACGCTCGCGTTCAACGGGCGGCGCTACCATACGGCGCTGCGCTTTGCGCTGCCCGCCGATTTTTACGCGGACATGTACAGCGAGGCTGAACTCGTGCTCGACGCGGCATACAGTCCCGCGGTGCAGCCCGGCAGCCAGCTCGAAATCTATGTGAACGGGCAGATCGCGTCGGTCATTCCCATCCTGCGCACCGAAGGCGGAACCTTCCGCAATTCGCGCCTGCGCATCCCGATGACCAATTTCCGGCCGGGCATCAACGAGATGTATATCGAAACCATACTGCTGACCCAGGAGGATACCGTCTGCCCGCCGGGGCTCTCGGGCCGGGCAGCGGCGCGTTTCCTGTTTTCGGCCGACAGCCGGATCGCCTTTCCCGATTTCGGCCGGATGGCCCAATATCCCGATTTGAGCGCGCTGGCCGGAACGGGCATGCCCTATACGGGCGGCGGGGATGTGCCGGTTCTGGTTGCCGATGGCTCATCGTCAATGCAGGCCGCGATGATGCTGATGAGCAGGCTGGCGCTGTCCTCGGGCAGAGTGATCGAAGCGCGCGCCGTCGCGAGCGACGAACTCGACGCCGGTGCCAACGCGATCATCGTCGGGCCGATGGCCGGACTGGATCGCGAACTGCTCGCGCGTGGGCGCATCGTGGACCTTGACAGCAGCGGCAGCCTTCCGGTTATCGGAAGCGGAGAGGACGCGTTGCAGCGCTGGCAGGAATCGGCCGGAGTTCCATCAGGCAATGTCATCGAGCGCGTTCAGGGCTGGGTTGCCGACCAGCTCGACCTGGCGCCAGAGAATTTCTGGCTTTTTCGCCGCGAGGACGGCGCCTATCTCCCCCAATCGGCCGATGCAGCCGTGATCTCGCAGGTCCACCAGTCCGAGGGCGGAGTCTGGACACTGCTGACCATTCCCAATGGGGATGCCTTTGTCGAGGCCACGGCGAGGCTGGTCTCGCCGACGCACTGGCAGCAGGTGGCGGGGCGAGTGAGCGCCGTCGGCGTCGCCGATGAATCGGTGCTCGTGCTGCAGCCGCGCAACGTAACGCTCGTGCCGACCCAGCCCCTCTCGTTTTCCAACCTGCGGCTGGTGGCAGCCAACTGGATGTCGACAAACGTTTTGGGCTATGCCCTTTTGCTGGCCGCCGCCGTCGTTCTTCTCACGATCGCAACCTCGCTGCTCCTGCGGGCAGGAAGGCGGGACAAGTGA
- the bcsN gene encoding cellulose biosynthesis protein BcsN codes for MARASQRGRFTGVGALAIAGLLLAGCSTTQVQTPRTATTVPLHDAMIFPPPGGPAMISVVETNYANAVRQEIALASNARTPGENHVTITRYLTRGGDGNFGELGDPVADNQDLYTQASEAFPEVSMMVSPFYVQNYYGPFGYAVGGAPTGDKCVYARQRIEPETATTGRVTRGSVVIGLQLCDRTASERELLEMMFAMRLRDPVFQPWRASPFIGTPGTIILPQTGAGFQNVLDLPEAQPRGTTSPTPVVQASTPAPAAPTPSPVPEPTGPIVPLPGGGTTGGTSSEGTVIVPTPPGSN; via the coding sequence ATGGCGCGGGCTTCGCAGCGCGGTCGATTTACCGGCGTGGGGGCGCTCGCAATTGCCGGGCTCTTGCTGGCCGGGTGTTCGACAACGCAGGTCCAGACGCCGCGTACGGCGACCACCGTGCCTCTTCACGACGCCATGATCTTCCCCCCGCCGGGCGGACCGGCGATGATCTCCGTTGTCGAAACCAATTATGCCAATGCGGTGCGCCAGGAGATCGCTCTGGCTTCGAATGCGCGCACGCCGGGGGAAAATCACGTCACCATCACACGCTATCTGACGCGGGGCGGCGACGGGAATTTCGGTGAACTCGGCGACCCAGTGGCCGACAATCAGGACCTTTATACCCAGGCCTCGGAGGCTTTCCCCGAGGTCTCGATGATGGTCTCGCCGTTCTACGTCCAGAACTATTATGGCCCTTTCGGCTATGCGGTCGGCGGTGCACCGACCGGCGACAAATGCGTCTATGCCCGCCAACGGATCGAGCCCGAGACCGCAACGACGGGCCGGGTGACGCGCGGCTCTGTGGTCATCGGACTGCAATTGTGCGACCGGACCGCTTCCGAGCGCGAGCTGCTCGAGATGATGTTTGCCATGCGGCTGCGCGATCCGGTGTTCCAGCCATGGCGTGCCTCGCCGTTCATCGGAACGCCGGGAACGATCATCCTGCCGCAGACGGGAGCGGGCTTCCAGAACGTGCTCGACCTGCCAGAGGCGCAGCCGCGCGGCACGACAAGTCCAACACCGGTGGTTCAGGCATCGACGCCCGCGCCCGCTGCGCCGACACCATCCCCGGTTCCCGAACCGACGGGCCCGATCGTTCCCCTGCCCGGCGGAGGCACGACCGGCGGCACGTCTTCGGAGGGAACTGTCATCGTCCCCACTCCTCCCGGAAGCAACTAG
- the bcsA gene encoding UDP-forming cellulose synthase catalytic subunit, producing the protein MRAITFLFWALVATGTVIAITLPVSLQVHLITAVLFLGVMLVIKTLRLGGVWRLLLLALGTAIVLRYAYWRTTSTLPPVEQWADFIPGLLLYLGEMYCILMLALSLFVISNPVPSRPSRSLKPGEPVPSVDVFVPTYNEDYELLAGTLAAAKALDYPAEKLTIWLLDDGGTVQKRNDPDPEKAEEALERHTSLEKLCSDLGVNYLTRERNEHAKAGNLNNGLAHSTGDLVAVFDADHAPARDFLQETVPYFGDDEKLFLVQTPHFFLNPDPLERNLRTFERMPSENEMFYSILQRGLDSWNASFFCGSAALLRREALDIANGFSGRSITEDCETALDLHSKKWNSIYIDRPLIAGLQPATFSSFIGQRTRWAQGMTQIMLFNFPLFKRGLSMAQRLCYMSSMMFWLFPFTRIIFLIAPFFYLFFNLQIFTASGGEFAAYTMTYLVVNLVMQNSLYGRWRWPWISELYEYIQSVHLLPAILSVIRNPTKPTFKVTAKDESIDESRLSELARPFYFIFLLLLVGVAFTGYRLWAEPYRAEITLVVGGWNLFNLILAGCALGVVSERREVRASRRVPIERRCEIRSVDGTWVRGTILNVSSGGVAIQVADGKTRLAKDQATAIRFQTLSPVPDNEMGIFVRNVSNAGKSSMVGCRFMAEKPSDYRLIADLLYANSKLWKERQESRQVNIGIILGTLQFLSISIYQTARGLGYLARFSRPAGSDQPQEARS; encoded by the coding sequence ATGCGCGCGATCACCTTTCTGTTCTGGGCCCTGGTTGCCACCGGCACGGTGATCGCCATCACCCTGCCCGTCAGCCTGCAGGTGCATCTGATTACGGCCGTGCTGTTTCTTGGCGTGATGCTGGTCATCAAGACGCTGCGGCTGGGTGGTGTCTGGCGGTTGCTGCTGCTGGCGCTGGGGACGGCGATTGTCCTGCGCTACGCCTATTGGCGGACGACGAGCACGCTGCCACCCGTCGAGCAATGGGCCGATTTCATTCCGGGCCTGCTGCTCTATCTGGGCGAGATGTACTGCATCCTGATGCTGGCGCTGAGCCTGTTCGTCATTTCGAACCCGGTTCCCTCGCGCCCCTCGCGCAGCCTCAAACCGGGCGAACCGGTGCCGAGCGTCGATGTGTTCGTGCCGACCTACAACGAAGACTACGAGCTGCTGGCGGGTACGCTCGCGGCGGCCAAGGCGCTCGACTACCCGGCGGAGAAGCTGACCATATGGCTGCTCGACGATGGTGGAACTGTGCAAAAGCGCAATGACCCCGACCCGGAAAAGGCCGAGGAAGCGCTTGAACGGCACACCTCGCTTGAGAAGCTGTGTTCCGATCTGGGCGTCAATTATCTCACCCGCGAGCGCAACGAGCATGCCAAGGCGGGCAATCTCAACAACGGTCTGGCTCACTCAACGGGCGACCTTGTCGCCGTGTTCGATGCGGACCACGCCCCTGCCCGAGACTTCCTGCAGGAGACGGTTCCCTATTTCGGGGATGACGAAAAACTGTTCCTGGTCCAGACGCCGCACTTCTTTCTCAATCCCGATCCGCTGGAGCGCAATCTGCGCACGTTCGAGCGGATGCCGAGCGAGAACGAGATGTTCTATTCCATCCTGCAGCGCGGGCTGGATAGCTGGAACGCCTCGTTCTTTTGCGGCTCGGCGGCGCTGCTGCGGCGCGAGGCGCTCGATATCGCCAACGGGTTTTCGGGCCGCTCGATCACGGAAGACTGCGAGACGGCGCTCGACCTGCATTCCAAAAAGTGGAACTCGATCTATATCGACAGGCCGCTGATTGCCGGGCTGCAGCCGGCGACGTTTTCAAGCTTCATCGGCCAGCGTACCCGCTGGGCACAGGGCATGACGCAGATCATGCTGTTCAATTTCCCCCTGTTCAAGCGCGGGCTGAGCATGGCGCAGCGGCTTTGCTACATGTCCTCGATGATGTTCTGGCTGTTCCCGTTCACGCGGATCATCTTTCTGATCGCGCCGTTCTTCTACCTGTTCTTCAATCTCCAGATCTTCACCGCATCGGGGGGCGAGTTCGCCGCCTACACCATGACCTATCTCGTGGTGAACCTTGTGATGCAGAATTCGCTCTATGGGCGCTGGCGCTGGCCGTGGATTTCCGAGCTTTACGAATATATCCAGTCGGTGCATCTGCTGCCCGCTATCCTCTCGGTGATCCGCAACCCGACCAAGCCGACCTTCAAGGTGACGGCCAAGGACGAATCCATCGACGAATCCCGGCTCTCGGAGCTGGCGCGGCCATTCTACTTCATCTTCCTGCTGCTTCTGGTGGGTGTGGCGTTCACCGGCTATCGGCTGTGGGCCGAGCCCTATCGCGCGGAAATCACGCTGGTGGTGGGCGGATGGAACCTGTTCAACCTGATCCTTGCCGGTTGCGCGCTGGGGGTCGTGTCCGAGCGCCGCGAGGTGCGGGCCAGCCGACGGGTGCCAATCGAACGGCGGTGCGAAATCCGATCCGTCGACGGAACATGGGTGCGCGGAACGATCCTCAACGTTTCCTCGGGCGGCGTTGCCATTCAGGTTGCCGACGGAAAGACGCGTCTCGCCAAGGACCAGGCGACCGCTATACGATTCCAGACGCTGTCGCCCGTGCCCGACAACGAAATGGGCATTTTCGTGCGCAACGTCTCCAATGCGGGGAAGTCGTCGATGGTGGGGTGCCGGTTCATGGCCGAAAAGCCCAGCGATTATCGCTTGATCGCCGACCTTCTCTACGCCAATTCCAAGCTGTGGAAAGAACGTCAGGAGTCCCGGCAGGTCAATATCGGGATCATCCTGGGCACACTGCAATTCCTTTCCATCTCGATCTACCAGACGGCGCGCGGCCTGGGCTATCTGGCGCGTTTTTCGCGCCCGGCCGGCTCCGACCAGCCCCAGGAGGCTCGCTCATGA
- a CDS encoding helix-turn-helix transcriptional regulator translates to MDKTERLFAIMDALRRHRLPVTAAQLAEDQGVSVRTLYRDIQTLIGLGAPIEGEAGIGYMLRQGFFLPPLMFSADELEALVLGARWVEAQPDVELSAAARNALGKIATASPEDLRDRISDTGLWPVRVEAVRDPLPLLALVRKAMRAERALRIDYEDEKGNASAREIWPVQIAFYENKQIIAAWCTLRNAFRHFRTERIVGADLAEARYGRRRAALADDWYVEWRAEQDRH, encoded by the coding sequence ATGGACAAGACAGAACGCCTATTTGCCATCATGGATGCCCTGCGTCGCCACCGGCTGCCGGTGACGGCAGCGCAACTGGCCGAAGATCAGGGCGTATCCGTGCGCACGCTTTATCGTGACATCCAGACGCTGATCGGGCTCGGCGCGCCGATCGAGGGGGAAGCCGGGATCGGCTATATGCTGCGGCAGGGCTTTTTTCTGCCGCCGCTGATGTTTTCGGCCGACGAACTCGAAGCGCTGGTTCTGGGCGCACGCTGGGTCGAAGCGCAACCCGACGTGGAGCTTTCGGCTGCCGCGCGCAACGCATTGGGCAAGATCGCCACGGCGAGCCCGGAGGACCTGCGCGACCGGATTTCCGACACCGGATTGTGGCCGGTCCGGGTCGAGGCGGTTCGCGACCCGCTGCCCCTGCTGGCGCTGGTGCGCAAGGCCATGCGCGCCGAGCGGGCCCTGCGCATCGACTATGAGGACGAAAAGGGCAATGCATCGGCGCGCGAGATCTGGCCCGTGCAGATAGCCTTTTACGAAAACAAGCAAATCATCGCCGCATGGTGCACGCTTCGCAACGCCTTCCGCCATTTCCGTACCGAGCGGATTGTCGGGGCCGATCTGGCCGAGGCACGATATGGCCGCCGCCGCGCCGCCCTTGCCGATGACTGGTACGTCGAGTGGCGGGCGGAGCAAGACCGCCACTGA